Below is a window of Methanobacteriaceae archaeon DNA.
GGTTCTCTTGGAACCAATAAACACCAATCTCTTGTTGGTTAAAACCAGGGTTCCCTGGTCTATATTGCGAAGCTCTTCATGGGATTCGCTCCGGGCAGCCACACTTCCCATACGGAAGGAAACACCCTTAGCCACCCTTATGGTAGGCCCGCCATATGCACCACGAGTATGTCTAACCGCACGTGCCTCCCGAAGAGTAATACCACCCAAAACCACACAGGCCTCCTCACCTTTCTTTAACATAATAGGAGGATTAGGTATGGTACTTAAATTCACATTACCAGCATCTAATTGATTAACAAAATTTACCAGATCATTCTGGGCGGCTTTCTGTTCCATGATACGTTTTTCCTCATTGGACAAGCCACCATGCGCTATACGGGTCCATTCATCCTCAGTTAAGGTTTTCCTACCGTATCTCTTCCAAAAATCAGAACTAATATCATATATAGCCTTGAACAAATAATTTTTACCTTTCTGTTCAAAAACAGCACCACAGTACTCACATTCTAAGATATTCTTGGTGGAAAGAATTCCTTTATAGGTTTTAGGTGTGAGGGGATTGTGGTTGCAGGCCGGGCAGAGTTCCCTCCAAGACTCAGAACCATCTGGAGGCAGGTACTCTGCATCAGGAACTTCATCAGGACATTCTTCTGGAAACTCCTCGGTTTCAAGGCTCCTGGTAGGGGATTCTTCTGCAGGAATTTGATTGGATGGTGATTCTTTATATTGCTTTAAATCAGCACCGCACTCCAGACAGAACTTAGCATTCCAGGGATTTATATTTCCACATGAAGGGCAGGGCTCACCCCTCTCATCTAACAAGAAACCACACTCCATGCAGAAATGAGCTTCTTCTG
It encodes the following:
- a CDS encoding zinc ribbon domain-containing protein, encoding MKCPQCATENPEEAHFCMECGFLLDERGEPCPSCGNINPWNAKFCLECGADLKQYKESPSNQIPAEESPTRSLETEEFPEECPDEVPDAEYLPPDGSESWRELCPACNHNPLTPKTYKGILSTKNILECEYCGAVFEQKGKNYLFKAIYDISSDFWKRYGRKTLTEDEWTRIAHGGLSNEEKRIMEQKAAQNDLVNFVNQLDAGNVNLSTIPNPPIMLKKGEEACVVLGGITLREARAVRHTRGAYGGPTIRVAKGVSFRMGSVAARSESHEELRNIDQGTLVLTNKRLVFIGSKRTINIDLRKIIAIEAYKDGIASQRENKQKTEYFTGTDRHALTFNINGRSHTVPFTGLILKAAVEGKIRQI